The window CCTGAAATTCCTCTTTAACGCATTTGTGAACTTTCCGCACCTGAAATATGTGGAGTTTCCAGTTCCCAGAGACTGCTACTCAGATGATGTTACTTAAACACTGAATGATGGTAGTTTAGGCAGTTATGACAAAGACCAATATGAAAGAATGAGAGAGGAGCTGATGAAGAACTTATATGAAGCCAACCGGGAAGACATATTGGCCTCCACTCCACTCTTTGGAAGCTACGACCCCAACATTCAGGAGACGAGTAATGAACTTGGGGTTTTTATGCTCCAGTCATTTAAAGACGCACTGTCAACTTTTATGGAGACTAAATATTATTTAGTCCAGGTGGGTGAGTTTGATATAAAAGTACATTGTGGATACCGCAGATCTGTCTGAAATCTTAATATTCCGTTGCACAAATGAAGTAAATGGCCGTGCACTTAATACAGTAAGTAAAGCAAGAGCTGCATACTTCTCACGTATGTAAAAATCCTAAAATAACCacagaatgaaaataaagcagTCATTATACTAATGTAATCACAATtaactttttatacatttttctgcatcgattttgcacttttttttaatgcattcatAGGTTTTTGGTGTTGCTGAATTCAATTCTGACGTCGATTTGTTGCTGGAAGGCAtttttcatcaaaatctcgacatcatatttttggacgattacaatactttccctatactttgtatacgagagagtaaaaaacaagaaattaacaaaaataagctAAAAATCTAAACAATAGTCTTACTGTAGATTTTTGCAGCACAAACCTCAAACCTCAATGAATCTTTTAGGACATTTTGAAGTGTAACAGAAGCCATGACTTTAGGCAAAGATCACAGATCCAAAATTAGACTTTCCCACGTGACCCCGCAGCCTCCCCTGCAAGTCGCCAGACAGCTGTTTCTCAAAATAACCAGAGCTGCTTCACTTTGGACAAGACGCAGAGCTGCTGCCCTGGGCTCTGCTCTGTTTGTGACCAATGAAGACTTTAAAATTTCTTGCTGCTGAGAGTTTTGTACGGGACACCGAGAAGGCGCAGCAGAGCCTTTGCTGGCTGTCTCACAACCTGTTCCCGCTTCTCTTTAAAGCGTCTTACCTACACGAGCAGTCGCAGATTCTTCATGATGTCGTCCAGCACTGGCCTCTGGCAGAGCTCAGCCTCAAAGATCTGTTAGGCCGTACAGCAGACTGCGATGACGATTTGACCGATAGGACCTGCTCAGCCGCTTTGGGGGCACTTCTGGATGGTCTCAAGGATCATGTCCTTTGCCAGCCTGTAACCTATGCCAAGCACCTAAGGCTGGTGGATCTCACAGGCATCAGAGATGTTCAGTTCCAGCTGTGCCGCTGCGGGAGATCCCTGGGGAAATGGGCACGAACTGAGAAGGTCACCCGCATCTGTTATGAACTGCTTTTGGCGATGGAATCACAAGACGTCTCTCCGTCCGTGTTTGGAGTATCCATTGACATCCGGATGGACGTGTTTGTGACCAGTCGCAACTATGAGGCGGCAGTCCAGGCCTTGCTACTGAGATGCCACTGTCCACTGAAGATCCGATGTGTAGAATTCAGGGCTGACAGCCTGCCTCTCAAAAACCTCTTTTATATCATTAAACTTGCTGTGCCGGCATCCCTGCAAAAGCTGTCAATTGTTCACAACATTCGAATGGAAATGCCCTATCTGGAGGTGTTGCTAAGCCGCGTTTCATTCCCTAATTTGAGGGCCCTGACCCTTCCTGCCAGAACATTTGATGTGCGGAGATATGGTCCAGAAGACATTGAGATGTTAGCAAAAATTGGAGAAATGCTGAGCCAGCTAACCTGTCTGAGGGAACTGAGCATCCCTTTCTCTCCACTCTCGGGGCAAATAAGGAAGCTGCTAAGGTAACGTAATGTTATAGTTTTTAATGCCTTAAACTTATCTTTAGCTGCTGCTCAATTTTTGGAGTTATTTGAGACATCTGCATAACACCCACTTctaaaaaagtttggaaggtatggaaaatgttaataaaatctaAACGGAGTAACCTGCAAATttagtttgatttgttttcaaatgacCTAATCAGCTTGTATTGTTTTTTGAAGATATACGTTTGTTCTGAAATTGATGCCCGCTGTCTGCTCCAAAAGCTCGGGATGGAGTAGTTTAGGTCTAATAATGATATAACACGTTGAAATAAAAAGGCAGTTTTAAAGAGTTTAACCAGTCATGTTAAAGTACATAAGGGGCCTCTAAAAAGAGGCCTAGTCCTTCAAGAGCAGGGATTGCTCCAGGCTCATCAATTTGCCGACATTTgtgttgtaaccacaagggggtgcaACTGAGaaccaaaccacagacacagcaatacccaaCATAATTCCAGGTTCAAAGAAATGATTATTATTCAACAAGAcacctttttctgttttaaatgggttagaaaatgacttgtaatgatgaaatgcattacatttgtcattccaacagatggtgcatcacaagcatttttagcaataaaatgcaattttattattatcattatttattaaatctattattattattattattatttaatatttaaatatattattattattattattattattattattattattgttattttaaaggtCATGTGGAAAAACAATATCCTCATTAGGATTAaaaggtggctctgaggctaaggatctgtgctggtatcccgaaggttgccggtttgaatccccatcactgccacaagagatcctactct is drawn from Polypterus senegalus isolate Bchr_013 chromosome 15, ASM1683550v1, whole genome shotgun sequence and contains these coding sequences:
- the lrrc14b gene encoding leucine-rich repeat-containing protein 14B, yielding MKTLKFLAAESFVRDTEKAQQSLCWLSHNLFPLLFKASYLHEQSQILHDVVQHWPLAELSLKDLLGRTADCDDDLTDRTCSAALGALLDGLKDHVLCQPVTYAKHLRLVDLTGIRDVQFQLCRCGRSLGKWARTEKVTRICYELLLAMESQDVSPSVFGVSIDIRMDVFVTSRNYEAAVQALLLRCHCPLKIRCVEFRADSLPLKNLFYIIKLAVPASLQKLSIVHNIRMEMPYLEVLLSRVSFPNLRALTLPARTFDVRRYGPEDIEMLAKIGEMLSQLTCLRELSIPFSPLSGQIRKLLSPLDTPLQVLEVANCSLSHTDMVYLANSVHAEHLERLDLSGHDVADLYPAMFFKLLSRASLTLKSLTLEECNIGEEHINLMIVALVPCRKLTEFRFLGNPFSFRALKCLFNAFVDFPHLKYVEFPVPRDCYSDNVTYPLDDATLGSYDKDQYERMREELMKILYEANREDILASTPLFGSYDPDIQETSNELGVFMLQSFKDALSNFMESLKT